AGTGCAGTAGACTTCTCCAGACTTGGTTACAGCTCTGAGGTATGAACATACTCCATAGCCTGACACACTGGCGTCTGAGAAATGGTGTAGCTCATATTGTTGAACATCCTTGAATGTTGATGGCACATAACAACGTGGTATCTTCACCAAAGACAGGTTATGGAGGTCTCGCAACCAAGCTTCCCAATGCGGCTTGAGGTCATCAGGAAGTGGTTCGTCCCAGCCTAACTTGTCTTGACACATCTTTTGTAGAGTCCTTTTCCCAACTAAAATGAAGGGAGCAACGAATCCAAGAGGATCAAAAATGGAAGCAACTGTAGACAGCACACCTCTTCTAGTAAAAGGATTTTCCTTTACTAACACTCTGAAATGGAACTTGTCTGAAGCCACGCACCATTGGATGCCGAGCGCCCTCTCTACTTTAGGTTCTCCTAGGGTCAAGTCAAAGTCAGTTGCCCCTTCAGTACATTCCTCCTTTGGAATTGTGGCAATCACCGTCTTGCTGTTGGTGATGAATTTATGCAAGCGAAGCTTTCCGGTATTGCAGAGACCCCTGGCTTCCTTTACAAGCTGGATTGCCTCTGCTTCAGTGTCCACACTCGCTAAGCCATCGTCAACATAAAAATTACGTTGTATGAACTTCACTGTGGCTTGATTAAACTTGCCTTGACCTTGTACGGCAAGGTATTTGAGGCCGAAGTTTGCACATCCAGGCGAGGAGGCCGCTCCGAACAAATGGACCTTCATTCGAAAAACTGAAGGTGAGGCTTCCATGTTTCCATCTTCCCACCATAGGAACCTGAGGTAGTCCCGATCCTTTGGAGCAACGTGGAACTGGTGGAACATACGCTCCACATCACACATGATGGCTACTTGCCCTTTCCGGAAACGACACAAGACTCCAACAAGGGTATTTGTGAGGTCAGGCCCAGTCAGTAGATGCTCATTCAGAGAAGTATTCTGAAATCTTGCAGAGCAATCAAAGACGATACGAATCTTGCCTGGCTTCTGTGGGTTATATACTCCATGGTGAGGTATATACCATGCTGGTTGACTACTTAACTCCATCTCTGGGACCCTTTCAGCATCGCCTCTTGCTATTATGTCCTTCATGAAAGCCATGTAGTCCTTTTGGTACTGTTCATCTCTCTTTAAACGCTTCTCTAGGGATTTGAGTCGATGCTCTGCACACGCTTTGTTGTTTGGCAAATCTGGCCTCTCACCCTTAAAAGGCAATGGCATCTCATAGTGTCCATCTTGCACTTGCTTAATGCCTTCATTCAATTTTGCCAAAAACCTTAAGTCTTCTTGCGACGTTGAGACTTCCTCATTATCCCGTTCTACAAAGTCTGACTCAAAAACCTTCAATATCTCTGCCGGAGTGATCATCTCTTTAACCTTGTTCCTCTGTACAAAGCAGACTTCAGACTTGAGTTTGTGAGATGGATCACGAGCTGGTAGAACTTGCTCCATGATAATCTTGTGACTCACACCGATTTCATCTTCATAATAACTGTCGTCATGGTTGTATCCAACGATACTCCAACCCAACACGGATCTTTGTGCAAATGGCTGATCTTCATTGCCACTGAGAACATCCCTGGGAAGTAAGGCTTGAGGGCAGTTGTAGCCTATTAACAAACCTACTTCACAGTCAAGTGCAGGAACCATTTCATCTGCCAGATGTTCTAGATGAGGCCAATTCTTTGCGGTTTCACATGTGGGTATATGAGATCTATTTGCAGGTATGTAGTCTCTAGTATAAGTTGTTGGAAGTTTGATTTTAACTTCAGACTGAATGCCTCTTACTTGTAGACCATTCAATTTGTGACTGGACACAACCTTCGTTTTGGATGTTATGGTGGAAATCTTGAGTTTGACAGGCTCTTTCTTGATATCAAGTGTCTCAGCTGTGTCCTTTAAAATGAAAGTAGTGTCGCTCTGAGTATCAAGCAAGGCATACACTAAAATATCCTTCCTTGGTTCATCTGTTGTTGAGACATATACTGGAATGATTGATGACGTATAAGTGCCGTTCCTTTCTTGAACTACTCTGTTTGAAGTCACAGGCATAGACTCTTGTACCTTCTGTGATTCGGCTGTTCTATCTGCAGATCCGTGATTGACCTTGAACTGATCTTGACTGGTTCTAGAGCTTTGTCCTGGGTATTTATTTACACGGTCCTGGTGTAGGCTTGTTGGGTGACACTTCTCAAATTTTTCACACACACTCCTAGAGGTGCAGCTTCTGGAGTTATGACCAGTCTTAAGACAGCCAAAGCACAACTTCTCAGACTGTACAAACTTCAATCTTTCCTCAATTGGTCTTTCCATAATTTTGCGACACTTATGAAGAGTGTGGCCTAATCTCTTACAAAAGACACACATAAGGCTAGTCCTTTCACTGGAACTAGTGGTGAATGTCTTTGCACTTGAGTTGCGATTCCTCTGAAACTTATAATGATCTTGATCTGATTGCTTGAACCTTTCTTGCTCTGCTGGCTTTATCGCTTGCAGTGAGGTGATAGGATTGCATGCGATTCTAGCTTCCTTGTTAAGAAATTCAACAAAGTATTTGAAATCTGGGAATCCTTTGTATTCGTCTTGAAACTTGGTGACTGCTCTATTCCAACGTGAACTCAACCAGTCTGGCAATTTGGCTAATATTCTTTGATTTTCAACACAGTCATTCAGAGCTTGTAAACCTTGTACATAAGGCATTGCTGATTCAACACTGCTTAGGAAATCTACAAATTCCTGGAGGTCTTTGCTGTCTTTGGTAGCAATCTTGTGCCAAGACTGTATTTTGTCACGGTAAGATTTGCCAACTACGAACGGATTGCCGAACCGGTCATCAAGGATGTTCCAGGCTGCCGTGTAAGCCATTTCTGTTCCAGCCACAAAATGTCCTTCAATCGCTCTCTTGGCCGGACCACCTACATACTTGCGTAGAAAGAATAGCTTTTCTTGTGATGGCAAGTTCTTGCGATCAATTAACGTCTGGAAGGACAGCTTCCAGTCATTATACTTCAGGGGATCTCCAGAAAAAACAACAGGTTCTGTAATTGGAATCCTATTGGCTGTAATCGCTTCAGCCAGTGCCTTCACAAGATCATTAGAAGCTTCGTTGGGAGCAGGCCATGTAGGTGACTGAGAGATATGAGCTTGGGGTAACCTTTGAGAAGAACAAGAGGGTTGGTTGAAAGGAGCAGTGTCTTGAGCGAGCGTAAAtggctgagagagagaaaaaggaacGCTTGGTTGAAAAACATAATGTTCTTGCCTTTGTTGAAGAAGAGGAGCAGAACGCTGTTCTCCCTCATCACCTTTGATGGTTTCAGCATAAACTTGCAGCCTTGCTTGTGCTGCGTTATGTCTTTTTAGTTCCTCCAACCGTTccacttcttttttcttttcttccagcTTTATTTTTCTAACAGTGCTTTCTGAAATAAATTGAGCCCTTTTCCTTGCATTCTCCGCTTCGGTTTTCCTTTCTTGAGCTTCTCTTTCTGCTGCTAACCTTTCATCCTCTGCCTCCAGTTTCCTAATTTCCTCTTCATGCTGATGTTGTGTCTTCATTATTTTAATCACTTCTTGTGTAGCCGCTACTTCAGCCGCTGCTTCTTGTCTTTTCTGCAGAGAATCACTGTAAGATTGACTGGACATCTTGGAAACAGACTTTGACTTACTGGAGGTTGCTGAGATGATGCTGGACACAGTGGCTTCAAACACTGAATCTGAATCAGGCCAGGGAATGTCCTTAGGATCACCGTTGAGGAATCTTTGAGACTTCTCATTTGCAGTGCTAGTAATGGCAAGGCAAGTGTCATTTTTCCTCCGAATTTCAGGTTCAGGGCTTGTGATGCTTCTTATATCACCATAAATATGGTCGACCTCAGACTGAGTGGCATTAATGGTGCTCACAACTTCACAAATCAATTCTGCATCATCATTGTTCTTAATGGCTCTTTTCAAACCATTGATGTGATACTTCCACCTTCTATACTTCTGCTCAAAGCTTCTTTTCAGATCATTTAGTCTAGCGTCTTGCAGCGTTTTACCCTTCTCGGTAAGCGTGCGTGCTCGCTGGCTTCTTCTAATATCTGAGAGCTGTGTATTATCTATGTCCACCTGAGGTTGTTGTACTTGTGCAGCCACTTCAACTTGTTCAGTTATATCAGCCTGCTCTGATGGAATGACCTGCTCTGCATTGTCTACGTCTTGTGCAGTAGGGGTTGTATAGCTAACTTCTTTAGTAGCCAGCAATGTATTTTCACTTGTATTTGACATGCTAAACCTGTGTTGCACTATAATGTGAACATTCAAAGAGCAATCTAAAGTTTAGTGTAAAGCGGTTATCTCAGCTACACTTATGTGATCCAATCATGTAAATGATAACAAGCTACAGAACTGTCAAGAAGTAGTCTATGAAttcaacttgtaaaaaaaaaaaaaagtgaatatcaACACGCTTAAATGATGAAGTATACACAAATACTTGAATACAACAGAAAATTCAAACTTTAGTCTTATTTAATAGTAGCAAAATTGTTTATCTGTTTAGTCCCTTTTAGTTTCTTAATAAGTCAAACGATAATAGAAAAATGTCCAACTTTATCTTAGAATGGGAATGATGGAAATACCAGAGCAATTGAAACTTCAGTGACAGTTCACAAGACCTTGCGCTGCTTCCAAGTCACTAACTTCAAAAGTGCTTGCTTGTTCAGCCTTTGCTTGCTTCAGTCAAGTCAATTGCAATCTTTTCATGTTGTACTTCCCTCATTCAACATGTGGCGCCTCTTGATGGCCGATTTCCTCGTGCAGCTTTACGATCTGATGCAGTTGGCCTTCACCGACGCAGTAAGTGTTCTACTATGCCCGCCCTTAGTCATGACGCGAAGGCTGAGGTTCTTTAACTGATGTTTAATGTGTTCTGGACTTAGACTCCAACACCAACACCGTAGAACTGAGTAAAAAAGGGTGAATATACAACAAACATGTCATACATTCAGTTACATGTAAAACACACATGACTTTAAACTCGTACATAAACAGAAAATACATCCACATACCACTTTTGCCTGCTTATGAGCTAAGAGAGGGGGTTATCTTGAAGCTTCTTTATCGGATGACTTCTAAATAGAAATACTTTAAACTTTGCAATGATTACATCATTCCATATGATCAGCAGAATTGCTCTGTGAAACTCGGATCGCAGTTCTGACTCGTTCTCCGTGacaaaacaggaagtgacatacaaAGGCACGATGggagcaaaataaaatataaccaaaGAAAACTCTTAGAAAGAATAAATATTCCTCAAATATACAACAGTTGAGTATATAAATCACAATAAGCATTATAAAATAGTcgaaacataaaaatatacagattagactgatcaaaaagttataaataaatgagTGTTGAAGTACACAAGCGCCATCTAGTGGAAATAAACATTATAGATTCCGAAAGCTTGTAACAGCAAACAcagcttccactgtcttcatctgtaagtcgctttggatgaaagcgtctgctaaatgaataaatgtaaatgtaatgtaaatgtatttgcatctgtaacaattacaaaattattcgtatctgcattcggatataatgtaatacatcttttttttttcatagttatcaccgtta
The nucleotide sequence above comes from Carassius gibelio isolate Cgi1373 ecotype wild population from Czech Republic chromosome B3, carGib1.2-hapl.c, whole genome shotgun sequence. Encoded proteins:
- the LOC127953025 gene encoding uncharacterized protein LOC127953025; this translates as MSNTSENTLLATKEVSYTTPTAQDVDNAEQVIPSEQADITEQVEVAAQVQQPQVDIDNTQLSDIRRSQRARTLTEKGKTLQDARLNDLKRSFEQKYRRWKYHINGLKRAIKNNDDAELICEVVSTINATQSEVDHIYGDIRSITSPEPEIRRKNDTCLAITSTANEKSQRFLNGDPKDIPWPDSDSVFEATVSSIISATSSKSKSVSKMSSQSYSDSLQKRQEAAAEVAATQEVIKIMKTQHQHEEEIRKLEAEDERLAAEREAQERKTEAENARKRAQFISESTVRKIKLEEKKKEVERLEELKRHNAAQARLQVYAETIKGDEGEQRSAPLLQQRQEHYVFQPSVPFSLSQPFTLAQDTAPFNQPSCSSQRLPQAHISQSPTWPAPNEASNDLVKALAEAITANRIPITEPVVFSGDPLKYNDWKLSFQTLIDRKNLPSQEKLFFLRKYVGGPAKRAIEGHFVAGTEMAYTAAWNILDDRFGNPFVVGKSYRDKIQSWHKIATKDSKDLQEFVDFLSSVESAMPYVQGLQALNDCVENQRILAKLPDWLSSRWNRAVTKFQDEYKGFPDFKYFVEFLNKEARIACNPITSLQAIKPAEQERFKQSDQDHYKFQRNRNSSAKTFTTSSSERTSLMCVFCKRLGHTLHKCRKIMERPIEERLKFVQSEKLCFGCLKTGHNSRSCTSRSVCEKFEKCHPTSLHQDRVNKYPGQSSRTSQDQFKVNHGSADRTAESQKVQESMPVTSNRVVQERNGTYTSSIIPVYVSTTDEPRKDILVYALLDTQSDTTFILKDTAETLDIKKEPVKLKISTITSKTKVVSSHKLNGLQNIWQMKWFLHLTVK